Part of the Janibacter alkaliphilus genome is shown below.
GCTACCTCGAGGACTCGGGCGCCCGCGGGCGCCAGGAGGGCAGCGGCTGAGGCGGTCGCCACCAGCCGGCAGCACCAGCGGGGCAGCAGCCCCGGAGCACGACCGGAGAGAAGGCGGGCATGGACCAGTTCATCAACAGCACCGACGAGGTCGTCACCGAGGCCATCGACGGGCTGCTGCGCACCGGCGAAGGGCGCCTGGCCCGCCTCGACGGGTACCCGCACCTCAAGGTCGTCGTGCGCACCGACCACGACCCCGAGCAGGTCGCCGTGATCTCCGGCGGCGGCTCCGGGCACGAGCCGGCCCACGCCGGATTCGTCGGCGCAGGGATGCTCACCGCCGCCGTGTGCGGCGAGATCTTCGCGTCACCCTCGGTGGACGCCGTGCTGGCCGGCATCCTCGCGGTCACCGGCGAGGGCGGCTGCCTGCTCGTGGTGAAGAACTACACCGGGGACCGGCTCAACTTCGGCCTGGCAGCCGAACGCGCCCGGGCGAGGGGCCTCGAGGTGGAGATGGTCATCGTCGAGGACGACATCGCCCTGCCCGACCTGGCGCAGCCGCGCGGCATCGCCGGCACGGTGCTCGTGCACAAGGTCGCCGGGGCGCTCGCCGCGGACGGCGCCGACCTGGCCGCCGTGGCAGCCGCCGCTCGCGAGGTGGCCGAGGGCGTGGCCTCGCTGGGGATGTCCCTGGACACCGGGACCGTGCCGGGATCGCCGAAGGAGGAGCGGATCGAGGCTGGCAAGGCTGAGCTCGGGCTGGGCATCCACGGCGAGCCCGGGGTGGACCAGATCGACTACGACGGGGCGCGGGCCGCGATGGAGACGGTCATCGAGCGGCTGGAGCCGACCCTGGAGACCGGGCCGTGCGCCGCGCTGCTCAACAACCTCGGCGGGTCGACCCCGCTGGAGATGGCCGTCCTCGCCGACGAGCTGGCCCGGGCGGCGCAGGGGCGGCTGCGGCTGCTCGTCGGCCCGGCACCGCTGATGACCTCGCTGGACATGCGCGGGTTCTCGCTGTCGGTGCTGCCG
Proteins encoded:
- a CDS encoding dihydroxyacetone kinase subunit DhaK, which codes for MDQFINSTDEVVTEAIDGLLRTGEGRLARLDGYPHLKVVVRTDHDPEQVAVISGGGSGHEPAHAGFVGAGMLTAAVCGEIFASPSVDAVLAGILAVTGEGGCLLVVKNYTGDRLNFGLAAERARARGLEVEMVIVEDDIALPDLAQPRGIAGTVLVHKVAGALAADGADLAAVAAAAREVAEGVASLGMSLDTGTVPGSPKEERIEAGKAELGLGIHGEPGVDQIDYDGARAAMETVIERLEPTLETGPCAALLNNLGGSTPLEMAVLADELARAAQGRLRLLVGPAPLMTSLDMRGFSLSVLPLTEQIEQALRREVGPPAWPGCHEVGEVAVVDVPDGLEPERAPASEDPRTRAVIETVCRVLVDARSDLNALDAKSGDGDTGSTLAGAAQALQERLDDLPLADAEECLRALSAEMTQSMGGSSGVLLAIFFAAAADAAAETDVTAALRAGLERVEEVGGASPGDRTMIDALDPALRALPDGIDAAARAAREGADGTAEMGSAGAGRAQYVGQAHLSGHVDPGAEAVARVLEGLAAQQAG